One Brassica napus cultivar Da-Ae chromosome C2, Da-Ae, whole genome shotgun sequence DNA window includes the following coding sequences:
- the LOC106425776 gene encoding protein PLASTID MOVEMENT IMPAIRED 1-RELATED 1, translating to MSKVNSEESSSNQRLLKEVETIGEALYVNKNNPRKSSASGPYNNTSTKPLGRTTHLAEPQKEKKSFWNWPLRALSHVRNRRFNCCFFAQVHSIEGLPPIFQDLYLTVHWKRRDESLTTRPAKVLNGRAEFKDKLTHTCSVYGSRSGQHHSAKYEAKHFLLYASLVGSPEVDLGKHRMDLTRLLPLTLEELQDEKSTGKWSTTFQLSGKGSGATLSMSFGYTVVGDTRSASNAKQTSNNITGLTRTTSTKSVSRRYDHGIVNKESRPLSDNVEEIKDLHEVLPVAQSDLASSVNILYQKFDEEKVDPAAESQIEFEVVIKHIEPVESFLQENEDANGTEVPLEDVKKVDEVPTAGSEEVFTENLPPGEPLVNRNETDVSFEESKIVGEVPITRSEEVVEIGTESLSPEEGSNVSIKEENNGRDVREMIMKDLESALKSVEMLEAFGEDEEDQEDRGGSETSFRTPNKETAAASSSRDVASEFLDMLGIEHSPFSLSFEREPESPRERLLREFEMETLAAGSLFDFGTVSVDPQMECDEDFSEENESEAFDLASLVHDIEEEYQLETQARVSNPRAKTLEDLETASLMREWGMNENTFQNSPPHNGRNTFPPAQEPFDLPPLGDGLGPVVQTKNGGFLRSMNPSLFRNSKSGGNLIMQVSSPVVVPAEMGSGIMEILEKLATAGIEKLSMQANKVMPLDDITGKTMEELLWEASPAIDGGNRDHISQHGSGFGSGASSAANSKKFGSSSSNKNSGSEYVSLEDLAPLAMDQIEALSLEGLRIQSGMSEEDAPSEITAQSIGEISAFQGKSGCVGLEGAAGLQLLDIKDDRDEDDDGLMSLSLTLDEWMKLDSGDIGDEDEINEQTSKILAAHHANPLNFIRKGEKRKGKRGRRCGLLGNNFTVALMVQLRDPLRNYEPVGAPMLSLIQVERLFVPPKPIIYSTVSEVRKTDEEEKETEVVKEDKTVLEEQGIPQYKISEVHVTGMKSETDKKPCGVKSQHQQVQSGSRWLMANGMGKGNNKLPLMKPKPGSIKSGDKLWSVSGSGSKWKELGKVGKWNTHVRNPNVIMPK from the exons TAGAAGGCTTACCGCCGATATTCCAGGATCTTTACCTCACTGTTCACTGGAAACGTCGTGATGAGTCTTTAACCACTCGTCCTGCAAAAGTTTTGAACGGAAGAGCTGAGTTTAAGGACAAGCTGACGCATACGTGCTCGGTTTACGGAAGCAGAAGCGGACAGCATCACTCGGCTAAGTATGAAGCGAAGCATTTCTTGCTGTATGCGTCTCTGGTTGGGTCTCCTGAGGTTGATCTGGGGAAACATCGGATGGATCTTACGAGATTGCTTCCTCTAACGCTAGAGGAGTTGCAGGATGAGAAGAGCACTGGGAAGTGGTCGACGACGTTTCAGTTGAGTGGGAAGGGTAGTGGTGCTACTCTGAGCATGAGTTTTGGGTACACTGTTGTTGGGGATACTCGCAGTGCTTCAAATGCAAAGCAAACTAGCAATAATATCACAGGGTTGACGAGGACTACTAGTACAAAGTCTGTATCTCGGCGTTATGATCATGGTATTGTTAACAAAGAGTCTCGTCCTCTGTCTGATAATGTGGAGGAGATCAAAGATCTTCATGAAGTTCTTCCCGTTGCACAATCTGACTTGGCCAGTTCTGTGAACATTCTGTATCAAAAATTTGATGAGGAGAAGGTGGATCCTGCAGCTGAGTCTCAGATCGAATTTGAGGTTGTCATTAAACACATTGAACCTGTTGAGTCATTTCTTCAAGAAAATGAAGATGCAAATGGAACTGAGGTTCCTTTAGAGGATGTTAAGAAGGTTGACGAAGTTCCTACTGCTGGAAGTGAGGAAGTTTTTACAGAAAACTTGCCTCCAGGAGAGCCTTTGGTAAACAGGAATGAGACTGATGTTTCTTTTGAAGAATCAAAGATAGTTGGTGAAGTTCCTATTACTAGAAGTGAGGAAGTTGTTGAGATTGGTACAGAAAGTTTGTCTCCAGAGGAGGGTAGCAATGTTTCTATAAAGGAAGAGAACAATGGGAGAGACGTGAGAGAAATGATAATGAAAGATCTTGAATCAGCTTTGAAAAGTGTAGAAATGTTGGAAGCATTCGGTGAAGATGAGGAAGATCAAGAAGACCGTGGAGGCTCAGAAACATCCTTTAGAACACCAAATAAGGAAACAGCAGCAGCATCAAGTTCGAGAGATGTGGCAAGCGAGTTCTTAGACATGCTAGGTATTGAACACAGCCCTTTTAGTTTGAGTTTTGAGAGGGAACCTGAGTCCCCAAGGGAGCGCCTGTTAAGAGAGTTTGAAATGGAAACTCTAGCAGCCggttctttgtttgattttggTACCGTATCTGTTGATCCACAAATGGAATGTGatgaagacttctcagaagagAATGAATCAGAAGCTTTCGATCTAGCATCTCTCGTTCATGATATAGAGGAAGAGTACCAGTTAGAAACTCAAGCAAGAGTCAGCAACCCCAGGGCCAAAACGTTAGAAGACTTGGAAACAGCATCACTGATGCGTGAGTGGGGTATGAATGAAAACACTTTTCAGAACTCTCCGCCTCACAATGGTCGTAATACGTTTCCTCCGGCGCAGGAGCCATTTGATTTGCCTCCTCTAGGAGATGGCCTTGGTCCTGTTGTGCAGACAAAGAACGGAGGGTTCTTGCGTTCAATGAATCCCTCACTGTTCAGAAACTCTAAATCCGGAGGGAACTTGATTATGCAAGTGTCAAGTCCAGTGGTGGTGCCTGCTGAGATGGGCTCTGGTATCATGGAGATACTTGAGAAACTAGCCACTGCTGGAATTGAGAAGCTCTCAATGCAGGCAAATAAAGTAATGCCTTTGGATGACATAACAGGGAAAACTATGGAAGAGTTGTTGTGGGAAGCTTCACCTGCAATTGACGGTGGTAACAG GGATCATATCTCACAGCATGGATCTGGTTTTGGGAGTGGAGCATCATCTGCAGCTAATTCAAAAAAGTTTGGTTCAAGCTCTAGCAACAAAAACTCTGGCTCGGAGTATGTATcacttgaagatcttgctcctttgGCTATGGACCAGATTGAAGCACTTTCATTAGAAGGATTGAGAATACAATCAGGAATGTCAGAGGAGGATGCACCCTCTGAAATAACTGCACAGTCAATCGGAGAGATCTCAGCCTTCCAAGGAAAAAGCGGGTGCGTTGGTCTAGAAGGAGCTGCTGGTTTACAACTTCTTGACATAAAGGATGACAgagatgaggatgatgatgggTTAATGAGTCTCTCATTGACTCTTGATGAGTGGATGAAGCTGGATTCAGGTGACATTGGAGACGAAGATGAAATAAATGAGCAAACGTCGAAAATCTTGGCTGCACATCATGCAAACCCACTGAACTTTATCCGGAAAGGGGAGAAAAGAAAGGGGAAGAGAGGAAGGAGATGTGGTTTACTTGGGAATAACTTCACAGTAGCACTAATGGTTCAACTCCGAGATCCCTTAAGAAACTATGAGCCAGTTGGAGCTCCCATGCTTTCTCTTATCCAGGTTGAGAGATTGTTTGTTCCTCCAAAGCCCATAATCTATAGTACAGTTTCAGAGGTGAGGAAAACCGATGAAGAGGAAAAGGAAACTGAGGTGGTCAAAGAGGATAAAACCGTTTTGGAGGAACAAGGAATCCCTCAGTATAAAATCTCAGAGGTGCATGTTACTGGTATGAAGAGTGAGACTGATAAAAAGCCATGTGGAGTCAAGAGTCAGCATCAGCAGGTGCAGTCTGGTTCAAGGTGGTTGATGGCTAACGGAATGGGGAAAGGGAACAACAAGCTTCCTCTTATGAAACCAAAACCGGGTTCTATAAAGTCTGGTGATAAGTTGTGGAGTGTGTCTGGTTCTGGTTCTAAATGGAAAGAGCTTGGGAAAGTGGGGAAGTGGAACACACACGTGCGGAATCCGAATGTGATCATGCcaaaatga
- the LOC106425779 gene encoding germin-like protein 1 → MKMIIHIFFILSLVSSTSFASVQDFCVADPKGPQSPSGYSCKNPDQVTENDFAFSGLAKAGNTSNLIKAAVTPAFAPAFAGTNGLGVSMARLDLAGGGVIPLHTHPGASEVLVVIQGTICAGFISSANKVYLKTLQRGDSMVFPQGLLHFQLNSGKGPALAFVAFGSSSPGLQILPFALFANDLPSELVEATTFLSDEEVKKLKGVLGGTD, encoded by the coding sequence ATGAAGATGATAATTCACATTTTTTTCATCCTCTCCCTAGTTTCATCAACCTCTTTTGCCTCTGTTCAAGACTTCTGTGTAGCTGATCCAAAGGGTCCTCAAAGCCCATCAGGATACTCTTGCAAGAACCCTGACCAAGTCACCGAAAATGACTTTGCATTCTCCGGCCTCGCCAAAGCTGGAAACACTTCGAACCTCATTAAAGCCGCAGTGACGCCAGCCTTTGCCCCTGCTTTCGCAGGCACCAATGGTCTTGGAGTCTCAATGGCTCGTCTTGACTTAGCCGGTGGTGGTGTCATTCCTCTTCACACACATCCTGGTGCGTCTGAGGTTCTTGTAGTCATACAAGGAACCATCTGCGCCGGGTTTATTTCCTCTGCTAACAAAGTTTACTTGAAGACTCTCCAGAGAGGTGATTCTATGGTGTTTCCTCAAGGGCTTCTTCATTTTCAGCTTAACTCTGGGAAAGGCCCTGCTTTGGCCTTTGTTGCCTTCGGAAGCTCATCCCCAGGACTTCAGATTCTACCTTTTGCTCTGTTTGCTAATGATTTGCCTTCAGAGCTCGTTGAAGCCACCACCTTTCTTAGTGATGAAGAAGTTAAGAAGCTTAAGGGTGTGCTTGGAGGAACTGATTAA